The Moorena producens PAL-8-15-08-1 genomic interval CATCTCACCCAAACAATCCCATCCGTTATCGATATACAGCGTTTTTCATAACTATGAGGTGCGCTTTCCGCATCTAATTATTAAATTCGCCACGAGTCGCACCTGAGATACACAGAATTTTTCCCTGTTCCCTATTCCCTATTCCCTATTCCCTATTCCCTGCTCCCTATTCCCTGCTCCCTGCTCCCTAAAAGCCATAAATTTGTACCTGACCGACTTGAAAACTGCTGTAATAAATAGCGCTGCGGGCAGCGCTATAGCTGCCACAAGTGTGGCGTCAAAACAGCAAATCAATAGCAAGCCTTAAACCCAGCCGATCATTTTACCAATTAACTGCAACACATGCATATAAAAATTACTCTCTAGCTCGCGAAATAGGGCAAAAGGTTCTCCAGGAGATCCGAAGAATGGTCTGAGAGTCCATCCCAATTGACTCCCAACAAATCCATAGAGCACTAACCAAGCTTTAAGAATCTTAGTGCGATATGTGTTTTCTTCAGCTTTTTGCTCAGTGATAAATTGCATACATTGGTAAAACACATTGACACCAATTAACCCAGTGATGCAAAATATTACTATATTTAAGAGCTGAAAAAATGTATAATCATCAATCGATAGACGGAAAAAGAGAGTGATAGGAGCAAAGCCAAATAGCATCACACTAATCACAGATGTCGCCGCCAAAAGCAAAGCTAGGTACTGCCCAAAATTACGTTTAGAGCCTGAGCTAATCTCATAAAAATATAAAGTCGGCAAACAAATTAACAACGTTAAGAGGTATAGCGCCGGAAGTTTGATAGCTGAAGAGATAATCTGGAGGGGGTTACTAAACGAGCCGATAATTCCACCATAAATCCCAAAAAAGGCCGAGCTGGCAATTAATAAAGAAATAATCTTGATATCAATCCTAATCCCTTGGTCAACCTCCTTCAGGAATCTTTGGCGATCGCCCAAAAACTCCATCACTATCTTGACACTCCCCGGTCTAAAGACGCGGGGATTCTTGGTTCATAGAGCCAACTTGCTCAACCAAACCGGAGTCAGGAAGAGTAGAGGTCGATTCTCCACAAGAGTTCGGATCTATGATCCAGGTTCCGGTGTGCCCCACCGTACCCAAGGCTCTTTTTAGTATGTTTATTGCGGCGTTGTGGTCTCTGTCCAATTCACACCCACATTTACAGACGTGAGTCCTAGTAGATAGTGACTTTTTAACTACCTTGCCGCACTCGGAGCAATTCTGGCTTGTATAGGCAGGATTTACCGCAACGGTGACTCTACCAAACTTCTCACCAAAATGCTCTAACCATTTTCTAAATTGATACCAACCTGCATCGTTAATAGATTTAGCTAGACAGTGGTTTTTAACCAAGTTTT includes:
- a CDS encoding actin-binding WH2 domain-containing protein; the protein is MEFLGDRQRFLKEVDQGIRIDIKIISLLIASSAFFGIYGGIIGSFSNPLQIISSAIKLPALYLLTLLICLPTLYFYEISSGSKRNFGQYLALLLAATSVISVMLFGFAPITLFFRLSIDDYTFFQLLNIVIFCITGLIGVNVFYQCMQFITEQKAEENTYRTKILKAWLVLYGFVGSQLGWTLRPFFGSPGEPFALFRELESNFYMHVLQLIGKMIGWV